The genomic window TTGCTACATCACTAAACAAGAAAAGAAGGCTGCGTTTTTTCTGCATCGTTTCTAAATATTGCAGGACAGCAGCATAATTTGATTCGGCAGCATCCACTTCAACATTATAAATGGCCTTAAGAATCGTCTGCAAATGAGCCATCCCCTTAGCTGGAGGAACAAATACTTTCACTTCCTTGGAAAAAGCCAGGACAGATACATGATCCCCTTTTTGCAGAGCAGCTGCTGCTACTGTCAGTGCTGCTTCTAACGATCTTTCAAGCCGATTTCCCTTTTCCAGCTCTGCACCCATCATTCGCCCGCAATCAATTAATAACGTCACATACTTTCCATGCTCTGGTTCATATTCATTTGTCATCAATTCGCGAAGCTTCGCTGTTTGCCGCCAGTTAATTTTCCTCGGATCATCCCCTATAACATAGCTGCGAATTTTGGCAAAATCCCCTGCACCACTATGACGCATGCGGATATTTACACCTTCGTAAATTAAATACGCTTGAGCATTTTCTAAATATTGCTTCGTCTCCGATAAATCGGGAATGACTTTAATAGAATCATATAATTCAACCGTCATCTGCTTTTCCCAAAAGCCTAAGAAACTGGTGTAGCGAAAATAAAGCTTTTTCACCTCATATTTTCCTCTCACACTTGCTTTCGTTTCATATGAGTATATGGTGGCAGATTCCTTCCTAACCCTCCCTCTAAACGGAAAAGGGCGATGAAATGATTGCGGAATTCCATCAATGATTCGAAAATTAAAGGATTGCAGTGAATTGTTATTAATCTCGATTTGAATGGAATAAAACTTCCCTCTTTCCATATCCTCAGGAATAATACGTTTAAGCGTTATCAGGTTTTTATTTGGTGATAACAGTAAATCTAGAAGACTGGCAGCAAAAACAAATATATTAATAATAATTACAAATTGCCATGAGATATCCATAGCAGTTCCCACCATTAAAACGATGGAAAGAACAAAGAAAATGATTAATAATTTCTTTGTTGGCAATATCCCTCTATCTTGGAACAGGAATCGACCCCACAAGCTCTTCAATGATTTGGTCAACGGTCACTCCCTCCAATTCTATATGTGGAGATAACTGAATTCGATGTCTTAACGCTGATTTTGCAACGATTTTTATATCATCTGGTGTGACATAGTCCCTACCAGCAAGATATGACCAGCTTTTCGCTGCTTTCCCAATGGAAATGGCTGCTCTCGTACTTGCCCCAAAACGAATAGACTCTGATTCACGTGTTTTTCGAACGATTTGCATGATATAGTCTAATACCCCTTCTCCAATTGTAGCTTTCTGAATTTCCTTTTTTATCGAAAGAAAACTGTTCATATCAAGTAATGGAGTAACTAAACTACTGTCAAAGCTGTTTTCAATAACCTGCTTTAAAACATTTTTCTCTTCTTCAAAATCTGGGAAGTCAATTTGAAGCTTAAATAAGAATCGATCCTGCTGTGCCTCTGGCAATGGATAGGTTCCTTCAAATTCAATCGGGTTTTGCGTTGCCACTACAAAAAAGACATCGGGCAGCTGATACGTTTCCCCTTGAATGGTTACTTGCTTTTCTTCCATTGCTTCTAGAAGTGCTGCTTGCGTCTTCGCAGGTGTCCGGTTTATTTCATCTGCTAATAGAATATTCGTAAATACAGGACCTTTTAATGTTTGGAATGTGCTGTCTTTCATGTTGTAAATGGTGCTTCCTGTTATATCACTAGGCAGAAGATCTGGAGTAAATTGAATTCGGTTAAAGTTGCCGCCAAGCAGGTTGGCAAGAGTTCGTACCATTTGTGTTTTACCAGTTCCAGGAACCCCTTCTAACAGTACATGGCCTCCTGCTAAAATGGCTGATAGTAGAAGCCGAAGATTTAATCTCTGTCCTAAAATACGCTCTTCATATTTATCTAATAAGGCTGATAATTCCGTCCTCATCTTTCTTCCACCTCTTTCTTTAAACGATCAAGTTTTCTCGACCAAAGCAAGTATTCCTGCTTGTTAATTTTTTCATTGGCTAAAATAGTGGATAAACCTAACAGAAAAGATTGAATTTCCTTCTGCGGCATATTTATCCGTTTTCGTACTAGAACATCTGAGAGGTCCACCCATTGTTTACCATAAGGAATACCCCATCTTTCCTGCATGAGAAGCTTCACATAATCTGCCTGTATTAATAATGAATCACGGTATCTCCGGCCGCGAATATACCAAGCTGATAAAGCCTGAAGGCTCTCATCGCTAAATCTAACCGTTTCTTCTCTTGGAGTATCGATTGGCCCGAACCGCTTTCCTTTGTGCCAAAGAAACAGAACAGCAATGATTATCCCTTGCAGCATCAGCATCAAGAACCATTTTGGATATAAGGCTGACATCTTTGCTGCGTTCTCCCCGCCGTGTATGTATTCATCAAATAATATCGTATATGCTTCCTCCTCAGTTAAGAGAGCTGATAGGAGTGAAAGATGATCATAGTCTAATATTTTCCCATTTGCCATCCACTCTGGAGCAATGGAAACGATTAATTGCCCCTTGCCAAAAAAACGTTTTACAGCGACTGTACCCTCTTGATCAGACAATAAAATTTCATCCAGCTCATTTGTTTGCAGACGTACAGTTGAGCTTATTTCCGCTCGAAATATATTCCCATCAAGGCTGTAAACATCAGTTACACCATCAGAAGCGGCTTCCCCGCTAATTGGGGCAGTTGTCAAATCAAACATCCCTTTAGGATTCATTTTAAATAATAGAATTGTATGACCTGCTTCCATAAAGTCGATGTAAGCTTCCATTTCTTCATCTTTTGGGAAGAAATATGGTTCTGCCATTATTAGTAGTTGATTTTTCTCACCATTACTTAAAAGATTAGGAGCATGGGACCATTTCTTCACTTTCTTTTCCTTGGTTAAATACGTATAAAAAGCCTTTACACCTGTTGGAGAGGGCGATTCCGTTACATAATTTGGATAATGCTTAGGCTCTGGAGAAAAAGAGAAAAAACTAATCATCATAAATAAGATTAGTAGTACGAGCAGATAAATCCATGCTCGTCCTTTTGAAGTAGATTTCAACAAGTTGACATTCCTCCTTATCCCTCAAGCTTAGCAATTGGTTCCTGCAGCCAAAACATGGCTTCATTGCAAAACTGATCGTATTCTACTTTCGTAATTTCACGCTCACCGTATGTGGCTTCGTCAAATAAATGGGCAAGATGATAAAAATTTTCAGCCCAGCTAGGATTTATTTTCTGGAGCTCATCATAATACTCCCAGTTCGTTTTCCAAATCCTTGCCTCCAGCCACTCCTTCTCGTGTAAATAAAGAAGCAGAGCTAAAAACATATGCCGGGTTGATAATGTATAATCCCCTAAAGCCTCAAGTTTCCTAGCTTCTAATAAATGCTCCTGAAACGTCCAATTCAATTCCTGCATTGATTGGAGGGGCTTTTGGTCACGAAGCATTCGATTTCGTTTCATATTTCGGGCAACTAAAAATACAGCGATACTGAGCAGAACAACAACGATGATAAGAATAATAATTAAAATTAATCCTGATGCACCGCTAGTTGATTCAATTGAAGGAAAAAGTTTAGAGAGTTGCTCTGCAATCCATTTTTTCGCTTCTTCCCACCAAATCTCTATCATACTTTTAGAATCGTTATAATAAACTCGATATTCCTTGCCATCTAATATTCGCTGAAGCTCATCCTTTGCCTTGTTCGTCTCCAACATCAATGATCACCTAACTTAAATAGGTTATTAATATTTATGATAGTCATCAATCATTTCCTTTAGGTCGTCTGCATCATGCCTAATTTTTAAATCAAGATACATCACTCCATAGCCTACTGATAGAATCATAGTAGTAAATAAAGTGACCAAATTTGAAATGATTGACAGCAATACACTGTAGCCTAGGAATATACTAAACGTCATTTCAACTGCAAAACTAATGCTTGAAATAATTAAAAAGAATAAAAGATATAGCCCCATTAAAATCCATGTTCGATTTTTCGTAAGTCTCCAGCTATTTGAAAATCCAGGAGATTCCCAATCTAACACAACAGAACCAAAATAAAAGCTCCATCTGGTTAATAAGTAGCCAATCCCGATTGCACAGGCTAAAAAGAGAATGATGGCCAATAGGATTCCGATTGCCGGATGTACGATCGATCCGATGAATCCAGTTATACTTACGAAGAAAATTGGTACAATCACCAATCCAAATGTTATTAAACCAAATAAAATACTGCTGCCAATCATTGGCCAGAATCTGGAAAAGGCTTTTTTAATAACAGATCCAACTGTATATTCTTCATTTTTTCGAATATGGTTGATGGCGAAAAGAATCGCTCCCTCTGCAACCGGAAATAATAGAAAACTAATGAACCCAACAAGGATTAATCCAAAACCTGATCCGATACTATTTACGGATGATTCTGTTTCAAGACCGGATAGAATTTGTTCATACCAAGTACCCCCGCTGCCTAATTCTCTAAAGAAGTTTACTCCAGATAACAGTTGAATAATCGCTTGAAGCAAGTAAACCGGTCCCATTAAAATAAGTAATATCATAAAAAAATCTTTAAACCTATTTTTACTTAAACTAAAGGTGTGATCTAATATTTCACTGAAACCTTTTGGCTTGTTAAATTTTGCATTCAATGTTAATACTCCTCCTGCCCTTGAAAAACTAAATGGTAATATTGCCTATTTTATCATTATTCTGGCTTAACTTGAGTAAAAAATTGTAAAAAAGTATAATTTGTCATGTTTATTAGGAATATTTCCCCTTATAATGTGCTAATGCCAGCAGTGGGAAAATATAGCGGTAGCTGTGGTAGTGAAGATAAAAGTCTCCTGCCATTCCTTGGCCCTTTGGGTAATCAGTTGTCCAGTCATCTTTATTAAGGTTATCTAAAATAAATTGTATCCCAGACTCTATTTCCTTAGTTGGCTGGTCATATGCCGAAATTAATGCATCTAAGGCCCAAGCAGTATGCGTTAACGTACTTGCCTTTAAAGGAACGTAACTTTTATCACTATCACTTTTACAAGACTCTCCCCAGCCGCCATCCGGATTTTGGACTACCTTCAACCAATTGACCGCTTTTGCAATAGTTCGATGTCCGGGAAAAACTCCAGCTGCTCTAAGCCCTGTAATAGCGCCCCACGTTCCATAAATATAGCAAATTCCCCATCTTCCATACCAGGAGCCATTCTCTTCTTGGCTATTAGTCAGCCAGTTAATTCCCCTTTGGATAGGAGAATATTTCTTTGGTAGATTTGTATAGTTTCCGAGAAATTCTAGAGTTCTCCCTGTCAAATCTGCAGAAGAAGGGTCAGTCAGGAGAAACTCTGCTTTTTCAATTGGCAATAGCTGCAGTAACTTGCTGTTTGTGTTTTTTTCAAAAGCGGGCCACCCACCATCGTTATTTTGCATAGATAATACCCATGACACTCCTTTTTCCCAGGGCGGACGGTAACTCGGATTCGTCATAGCGATTCTTGCAATCGATCTTAATGAAGAGGTAGTATCATCTACATCTGGGTGGATAGTATTCATATCAGCAAAACCCCAACCTCCAGGAAGTGCACCTGGATTATTAATGATCCAGTCCCCATATTTATAATGCTGTCTTTTCAGCAAGTAATGGTTTGCTCTTATCACCATTCCATCTTTAACAGAAACCCCAGCTTCCTGCAAAGCATAATTGATTAATGAAGTATTCCACACGGTTGCAGTTGTGTATTGCATATGGGGAAATCCCTTAATTTCACATTTCATTCTCATTAAGCCATTGATTGCGTTTGTAATTAATGAATCTTTTTTTGAAACCCCAAGAGACAGTAACGCGAAAATCATCAGAAATGTAGAGCTAAAATAACCATAAAGGGTTCCGTCTGGCTCAATTCGATGAAGCATAAATTGCTTCGTCTGTTCTGTTGCCAGTTTATGAATTTGGCTTGGCAATCCTATTAAACTTTTTATCCCTTTTTCAATGGTTGAGAAAATAGAACGCCATTCATCCCATTCACTTTCAAACTCTGATCCTCTCTGTATGAATAAACTTGATAAATCGGGACTGCTGCTTGATTTAAGCTGAAACTTTCGATCTGCAAGAATCATGATCGGGGCGAGATTTACCTTTCCATATTCCGAAAAACTATAGAAATTTATTGGGAAGGAAATCGGGAGTAAAATCATTTCTAATGGAATAGGGAAAAACCTTGGCCACTTTATTTGCCCTGTTATGGCCAGCATGATTTTTGTAAACATATGCGCTTTATCTATGCCGCCTTTTTTCAAAGTAAATCTTTTGGCAGCCTTTAATCTATTGTCCTCTTTCTGATAATAACCAGAGTATAGCAGCGCATAATAAGCTTCTACAGTGGCAGTAAGATTCCCCTCTCCTTCATCATAAAACAGCTTCCATGCCCCGTTCCCTTCTTGTCTGCTTAAAATCCTCTTCGTCAGATCCAAAATTAACTTTTCATCATTTATTTCTAATGTCCTTAATAAAATAATCATATAGCAATCTGTGGAAATGCCTGTTTCAAAAGGATAATCCCAGCTGCCATTGGGGTTTTGGTCTTTTCTTAGCACCTCTATAAGATTATTAATTCCATCCAAAATGGCATTTTTCATCAATCTCATTCATCTCCCCTGCAAAATGCGTCATACAAATACATATTCATCTCAGAACCGGAGAATTCTTTGAGAAGGTGATTATCATCTTAAGTAAAATATTTCAACAAAACAAACCGCCGCTTCCCGAATCTCTATTAAACATAAAGAAAGCATTAAAGAAAAAAGCCGGCGCTCCAAATGATAAAATAGAACCCACTCCTGACGAGAAATCTCTAATTCAGCGAATATATGATAGGACAAGTCTATTAAATAAAAATAATATCACTCGAACAAAAGCTTATTTAGATTTCTATAATCGCTTTCCTGAGATTCACTGGGCCTTTTTAGCTCATATGGTATCTCGAAATGGCGGTTGGAATATGACAGACTTAAAAGGCAGCTTCCTTGCTAGACTGCTTACTAAAAAAGAAGCAGCCTCCTTTTTTGCCTTTTTAGAAAGAGGAAATTGGCTGATTTTTCAAGATGCATTCCCGCAATTTTTAATCTATGAAGAAAGTTTAAAAGGTGGAAAAAACTTATTTCACCTATTGCCTCATCTACATATATCCTCGTTCATGGAACCTATTTGGAATCATTTTTTGTATCATCACGATCCATATATTCTTACTATGGCACTAGTTATTAATGAACAAAGCTATCTAGAAGAAAGGGTGCTTAAACATCCCGCTTTCAAAAAGAATGTCTTTAATACATTAGAATTTATGCTGCAGGATTTCCTTTCAATGAATCATATTCTTTTCCCATATATAGAAAATGGCAAATTGAAGCTGATCGGTCAGACGCTGCATCATTTTGAAATCTTGCATGAACGGATCTTGTTAGGAAAAAGATTGTATGCAGTTCTGTTCGGTAATAATGAGCGATATTTATTAGTGAAGAAATGGGCGGATGAACATCCACATACCGGCTCCCGAAAGGATTATTGGCCGCAAATGTTTAACGATATCAATGAAGGAGTCCCAGGAACGTTGCTCAATCCTAGTATTAAATTTTGCAAGCTCGCTCCGGGTGCATCTAAATTGTATAGTCCGAGTCTTGAATTTGCCTGGGAAAATAAAGTACATCAGCCAGCTGAACCGGGGGACTGGTTTAAGGATTGGAGGGTGG from Bacillus sp. DTU_2020_1000418_1_SI_GHA_SEK_038 includes these protein-coding regions:
- a CDS encoding DUF58 domain-containing protein; protein product: MTKSLKSLWGRFLFQDRGILPTKKLLIIFFVLSIVLMVGTAMDISWQFVIIINIFVFAASLLDLLLSPNKNLITLKRIIPEDMERGKFYSIQIEINNNSLQSFNFRIIDGIPQSFHRPFPFRGRVRKESATIYSYETKASVRGKYEVKKLYFRYTSFLGFWEKQMTVELYDSIKVIPDLSETKQYLENAQAYLIYEGVNIRMRHSGAGDFAKIRSYVIGDDPRKINWRQTAKLRELMTNEYEPEHGKYVTLLIDCGRMMGAELEKGNRLERSLEAALTVAAAALQKGDHVSVLAFSKEVKVFVPPAKGMAHLQTILKAIYNVEVDAAESNYAAVLQYLETMQKKRSLLFLFSDVATFLHEETALTYLKRLRQRHLFLMIGLEDVTLLKTINTKPDQIQKAMIKSIAQQQMLIKKREKLKWEKQGLLMAEAVEEKLAVTAVSHYIDIMNRNLL
- a CDS encoding MoxR family ATPase, with the protein product MRTELSALLDKYEERILGQRLNLRLLLSAILAGGHVLLEGVPGTGKTQMVRTLANLLGGNFNRIQFTPDLLPSDITGSTIYNMKDSTFQTLKGPVFTNILLADEINRTPAKTQAALLEAMEEKQVTIQGETYQLPDVFFVVATQNPIEFEGTYPLPEAQQDRFLFKLQIDFPDFEEEKNVLKQVIENSFDSSLVTPLLDMNSFLSIKKEIQKATIGEGVLDYIMQIVRKTRESESIRFGASTRAAISIGKAAKSWSYLAGRDYVTPDDIKIVAKSALRHRIQLSPHIELEGVTVDQIIEELVGSIPVPR
- a CDS encoding DUF4350 domain-containing protein encodes the protein MLKSTSKGRAWIYLLVLLILFMMISFFSFSPEPKHYPNYVTESPSPTGVKAFYTYLTKEKKVKKWSHAPNLLSNGEKNQLLIMAEPYFFPKDEEMEAYIDFMEAGHTILLFKMNPKGMFDLTTAPISGEAASDGVTDVYSLDGNIFRAEISSTVRLQTNELDEILLSDQEGTVAVKRFFGKGQLIVSIAPEWMANGKILDYDHLSLLSALLTEEEAYTILFDEYIHGGENAAKMSALYPKWFLMLMLQGIIIAVLFLWHKGKRFGPIDTPREETVRFSDESLQALSAWYIRGRRYRDSLLIQADYVKLLMQERWGIPYGKQWVDLSDVLVRKRINMPQKEIQSFLLGLSTILANEKINKQEYLLWSRKLDRLKKEVEER
- a CDS encoding DUF4129 domain-containing protein, whose translation is MLETNKAKDELQRILDGKEYRVYYNDSKSMIEIWWEEAKKWIAEQLSKLFPSIESTSGASGLILIIILIIVVVLLSIAVFLVARNMKRNRMLRDQKPLQSMQELNWTFQEHLLEARKLEALGDYTLSTRHMFLALLLYLHEKEWLEARIWKTNWEYYDELQKINPSWAENFYHLAHLFDEATYGEREITKVEYDQFCNEAMFWLQEPIAKLEG
- the shc gene encoding squalene--hopene cyclase, translated to MKNAILDGINNLIEVLRKDQNPNGSWDYPFETGISTDCYMIILLRTLEINDEKLILDLTKRILSRQEGNGAWKLFYDEGEGNLTATVEAYYALLYSGYYQKEDNRLKAAKRFTLKKGGIDKAHMFTKIMLAITGQIKWPRFFPIPLEMILLPISFPINFYSFSEYGKVNLAPIMILADRKFQLKSSSSPDLSSLFIQRGSEFESEWDEWRSIFSTIEKGIKSLIGLPSQIHKLATEQTKQFMLHRIEPDGTLYGYFSSTFLMIFALLSLGVSKKDSLITNAINGLMRMKCEIKGFPHMQYTTATVWNTSLINYALQEAGVSVKDGMVIRANHYLLKRQHYKYGDWIINNPGALPGGWGFADMNTIHPDVDDTTSSLRSIARIAMTNPSYRPPWEKGVSWVLSMQNNDGGWPAFEKNTNSKLLQLLPIEKAEFLLTDPSSADLTGRTLEFLGNYTNLPKKYSPIQRGINWLTNSQEENGSWYGRWGICYIYGTWGAITGLRAAGVFPGHRTIAKAVNWLKVVQNPDGGWGESCKSDSDKSYVPLKASTLTHTAWALDALISAYDQPTKEIESGIQFILDNLNKDDWTTDYPKGQGMAGDFYLHYHSYRYIFPLLALAHYKGKYS
- a CDS encoding DUF2515 domain-containing protein, yielding MLSKIFQQNKPPLPESLLNIKKALKKKAGAPNDKIEPTPDEKSLIQRIYDRTSLLNKNNITRTKAYLDFYNRFPEIHWAFLAHMVSRNGGWNMTDLKGSFLARLLTKKEAASFFAFLERGNWLIFQDAFPQFLIYEESLKGGKNLFHLLPHLHISSFMEPIWNHFLYHHDPYILTMALVINEQSYLEERVLKHPAFKKNVFNTLEFMLQDFLSMNHILFPYIENGKLKLIGQTLHHFEILHERILLGKRLYAVLFGNNERYLLVKKWADEHPHTGSRKDYWPQMFNDINEGVPGTLLNPSIKFCKLAPGASKLYSPSLEFAWENKVHQPAEPGDWFKDWRVVQYLTATNENVDEEIKNDYCKTLERLELAAITKKAIFLRD